CCATCTGTTTGTCCGTCTTCTTCTTGTCCTTCTGTGCGTCGGCCTTCTTTTTATCGTCCGTTTGTGGCTTCTTGTCCGTAGCTTCCTTCTTCTTATCAGGAGGCTTCGGCTTCTCTTCTTTGGGCTTCTCCTCCTTCTTCACAACCTTCGGAGTCTCCTTAGGTGGCGGTGGAGGTGGTGGGGGCTCCGGTTTGGGCTCAGGAGGCTTGGGCGGCTCCACTTTGGGCGGTTCCGGCTCCGGCTCCGGTTCGGGTGCTTGCTCAACTTTGGGTGGCGGCGATAGGTTTTCCGACTCTTCACCTACCGCACCGCCTTTGCTAGCAGCAGCCAGTGGCACGTTGGACCCAAACTGCACTTCGTAGATGGTGCCGATGGCCATCGGGGCGCGTTGGCGTACCCACATCACCGCGGCGGCTAGCAGCAAAACGTGAAGCACGATAGAAACGACCACGGCACGGCGGAGACTCGCGGACGTGGACCGCCTGCGCCAATAGAAATCGTACAGCGTGTTCATGACGTTGTCTGTGTTGCCTGATCGTGCGTGTTTGTGAGAATTGGTGTCGCCACACGCCGGACTGTAGAGGGAACGCCTCTAAACTTGGGCCTAGGAATGCGTTGGACTCCAGAACCCTTTGCGTGAACACTATCTCACAGATGCCGGTGCCGATTCAAAATCCGTCGATTTATCCAGGGATCTCAAGGTGTCTCGAGACCCCATATATCCGATTGAACAGGATCCCACCCCTATCGATGGTAGTATTCAAGATCCCATAAGTCTACAATCCCTAACGCCATTGCGAAGTTCCGCAGAACCTTGCAGCACAACGCCAAATGCGCGTTGTGCATGCAGGGGAAGAAACACGGCAAGGAGGAACCGTGTTTCTTGGGAGCAAGGTGACATCCACGTTTTCCTCTCGTACAATGGGCGCCATGTTGTGTGAGGATACAGTTCCAAATCTGACCGGTACCCAAGCCGCCAAGGGACTCCTGGGGAGTTATATCCGCCTTTCCTTGTGGTTCGTGCTTGGGGTCATTCTGGCCAACGCGCTCGGCGTCGAGTCTATCTACATGCACGTGACGCCGTTCCACGCCGTCTATTCACCCGTTTTCGGGATACTCGGGAACTTGTTGGTGCTGATTCTCGTGGCCTGCTGTGTGGGGTTGGCGCTCTTCATTTCGCGCCGCCACGACTGGTTTGGCAACGATCTGAGCCCCCGTGCCCTGAAGGCGACGCTTGCGGGCTTGTTTCTGATGACGGTTCTTCTGGCCGGGGCCATTGCCATGATGCGAGGCGGTTTAGAAGGAATTGCCGCCCCTTACATGCGCTCTCAGTACGAGTACGTCAATGACATCGGGCGCGGCATGTCTATACGGGGATTGTTCAGTGATTACCTTAAGCTGCACCCTTTCCTTTCCATGCACTCGAAGGTTCACCCGCCCGGTCCGGTAGCAGTGCTGTGGGTGTTGTCCTTTCTATTCGGCCGCGAGGCGCTCGGCTTGTCGATCGGAACAATTCTCTTCGGAAGCCTGGCGGTCTTCCCGCTCTTCTACTGGGTGCGTGATGTGCGCGACCAGAGAACCGCGCTCATTTGTTGCCTGCTGTACACGTTGACCCCGACCATTTTGTTGTTCACCGCGACCAGCGCCGACATTCTGTTCATGCCCTTTACGATTGGCGGGTTGTTCTTGTTCTGGCGCGCCATCCACCGCAAGTCTATCGCGTATGCATTGGGGGCGGGAGTTCTCTACGCACTCATGTCGCTGTTATCCTTCTCGCTCGTGAGCATCGGGGCCTTCTTTGGATTCGTGGGCCTCTGGAGACTGGCAGACCCGGCTTACCGTGTATCCGTTTTCAAGACAGCGTTGGTCATGCTCGTTGCGTTTGTTGCCGTGCATGGACTTGTCTACCTATGGTCCGGGTTCAATGTGATTGAGTGCTTTCATGTATGCAAGGCACAGTTTGAAGAAGACCAGCGCAATCTCGACATGCAGACCCCTCGCTATGCCTCCTACGTGTACAAACTGCTCAACCCGCTTACCATGCTGTTCTTTGCCGGGATTCCATTGACCGTTTTGTTTTTGGGCAGGCTATCGCGTGTAGAAAGAGAGACCAAAGCGGTATCAGTGGTCTGCCTGCTCACGCTACTTGTTCTGAATATGCTATATCTCGGGCGCGGCGAGGGAGAGCGATCCGCCATGTATATCATTCCGTTCATGGTGATTCCCGCTGCATGTATGCTGGAGCGAATAGTTGCCTCAACACGGTCGCTGGCGCCGCTGAGCGTGACACTCGCATTCTTGATCGGTCAGTGTTGGTTAATTGAGACGTTTCTCTATACGTATTGGTAGGCTTATCGCCTTGCCAATACGTTCAAGGATTTGCGTGGACAACGAGGAAGGGGCATGTGGAAGGACAAGAAGGTCTCGGTCGTTTTTCCGACGTATAACGAGAAGCAGTCAATTAAGCAGTGCATTGAAGACTTCTTCGCATGCCCGTATGTCGATGAAATCGTAGTCGTCGACAACAATGCCGCCGAGGGAACGCGCGAAGAAGTGCAAAAGACCCAGGCCCGCCTGGTTCATGAGCCTATGCAGGGCTACGGGCACGCCATCTGGCGTGGGCTTCACGAGGCAACCGGCGACTTGCTGGTTCTTGCCGAACCCGATGGAACGTTCTCCGGACACGACGTTGCGAAATTGCTGGCCTATTCCGATGACGTCCCCGTTGTATTCGGCACGCGCACGCAGCGCGAATTGGTGTGGGAAGGGGCCAACATGGGCCTTTTCCTTAAATGGGGTAATTGGGCTGTCGGCAAGTTGGTGGAGTTCTTGTTTAACACGACACTGCTCACGGATGTGGGTTGTACCATGCGGTTGTTTCACCGCGAAGCCTACGAGAAGATTGCCCCCCAGTTTTCCATCGGAGGCTCCGCGTTTGGGCCTCAGCTTTTACTCTTAACCATTCTCAACGAAATCCCCTTTATCGAAATCCCCGT
Above is a window of Candidatus Hydrogenedentota bacterium DNA encoding:
- a CDS encoding TonB family protein — its product is MNTLYDFYWRRRSTSASLRRAVVVSIVLHVLLLAAAVMWVRQRAPMAIGTIYEVQFGSNVPLAAASKGGAVGEESENLSPPPKVEQAPEPEPEPEPPKVEPPKPPEPKPEPPPPPPPPKETPKVVKKEEKPKEEKPKPPDKKKEATDKKPQTDDKKKADAQKDKKKTDKQMVASADQPEKDNQSDKPVTGYGKGQKGDQIGQPKGDPNLPPGPGVNMGEGLPTILTTWGSLVQIKVQRIWEIPSSVLYGGGKNEVTISFWVNREGYVLGEPEIMKSVGDSELGVSAVKAIKAAVPLPPLPESYAEPEVQVVCTFVPTE
- a CDS encoding glycosyltransferase family 39 protein; translation: MFLGSKVTSTFSSRTMGAMLCEDTVPNLTGTQAAKGLLGSYIRLSLWFVLGVILANALGVESIYMHVTPFHAVYSPVFGILGNLLVLILVACCVGLALFISRRHDWFGNDLSPRALKATLAGLFLMTVLLAGAIAMMRGGLEGIAAPYMRSQYEYVNDIGRGMSIRGLFSDYLKLHPFLSMHSKVHPPGPVAVLWVLSFLFGREALGLSIGTILFGSLAVFPLFYWVRDVRDQRTALICCLLYTLTPTILLFTATSADILFMPFTIGGLFLFWRAIHRKSIAYALGAGVLYALMSLLSFSLVSIGAFFGFVGLWRLADPAYRVSVFKTALVMLVAFVAVHGLVYLWSGFNVIECFHVCKAQFEEDQRNLDMQTPRYASYVYKLLNPLTMLFFAGIPLTVLFLGRLSRVERETKAVSVVCLLTLLVLNMLYLGRGEGERSAMYIIPFMVIPAACMLERIVASTRSLAPLSVTLAFLIGQCWLIETFLYTYW
- a CDS encoding glycosyltransferase family 2 protein, whose protein sequence is MWKDKKVSVVFPTYNEKQSIKQCIEDFFACPYVDEIVVVDNNAAEGTREEVQKTQARLVHEPMQGYGHAIWRGLHEATGDLLVLAEPDGTFSGHDVAKLLAYSDDVPVVFGTRTQRELVWEGANMGLFLKWGNWAVGKLVEFLFNTTLLTDVGCTMRLFHREAYEKIAPQFSIGGSAFGPQLLLLTILNEIPFIEIPVNYRKRIGTSSVTGSKVRAFFLGCEMIAMILRHRVLSWFGWRPGKGTNPYA